Genomic window (Neurospora crassa OR74A linkage group VI, whole genome shotgun sequence):
GGGCACAAGTAAAAAAATACCCACCAACCGACGTCCAGCTCCAAGTCTGGGATGACCTGTGCCATGTGGCTCCTACTTTAAGTTTCACACGGCCAGCCAAGTACCAGTTCCGAGCCATCGCCCAATTCGGCGCTTGGGCACTTGCTCGCGCTCAGCGGACCGAGATTGACATTctcgatgatgacgatatcTCTGTCATTTCCGGCCACGAGGGCGAGGATGAGTCCGATGACGCTACCCACGAGCCTGCCGTTGACCCAACCCAACCTAACCTGGATCCCAAGCCGATGCCCAAGAAAAAGACTAAAAGGTCCAAAAACAAGAGAGCCAAGACGATTGCCGAAAAGGAGAACGAGGCCAACGCCGTCGGCAAAGCCGGCGACCCTCTTCCGCCCTTCCACCATCACATGATCCGCCAACGCGTGACCACCACCGGtctgctcctcccccttcctgAGCATTCTGACCTCCCAGCCTGCTGCATGGACCGGAACGCCATTGGCGTGATCAAACCCGGCCCCGTGCGCAAATGGCTCGCCCACAAGAAGAAATTCGATTCCCGCTTCGCCTCAACCAAGTCCAAGGTTCACAAGCAGAGAATCAAGGACATGCGCGAAGGCGGCTACGAAGTCTTTCCTGGCGGTGAcgtccctcctccctctgcgCTCGCAGGCCGCAGAAAGATTGGCCACCGCGAGGAGGAcctgaagaaggacaagaagagtTGGGGTCTCAGTCTCTGGGGCGTATGGGGCAGCAAGCACGACAAGATGACTGTGGCGCGCGGGGAGAAGGCCGACCGCCGAGACGTTTCCACCAAGACGGTCCAGGCGGCCGACGGCGGTGAGGGCGCTCGGAGCTACTCCGACATCAAAAACCAGGAAGGGACCGGCGTCCAAGGCAAGACGGCCGCGGGCGTCGAGCGTCCCGGACTCGGAACCAGAGCGTCGGGCTCTAGATACAAGAGCGTTGCGGACCAGGGACAGACGGGGGAGCATCATCTgcatgacgatgacgagcaCGAGCACGAGAGGTCGCAGATCGAGGATATCCTGGCGTACAGGAAGGGAGAGCTGGAggaacaacatcatcagccTCCGGAGGTCGGGGCGACGGGGAAGAGGCCCATTGTGGATGGACTAGCCACACCATTCAGTCTAGGCAAGAAGGCCGAGACAGCTAGCATGATTACGTTGCAGAGTGGCAAGAGCAGGATGACAGCGGGCACCGGCGTTCTGCAGAGTCCGCCGGGTACCAGCGCTGGTGCGTCAAGGGACAACTTGTCGCTGATGCctggtgctgctgatgaCGCCACTTCATTGGCCGAAGGTGATAgtgaagcagcagcagcagcagctggaaACCGCACTGGTGGAAGTGCACTGAAGCACGAAGTGGAGGTTGACACCGAGAAGATGGAGGCTAGCAAGGCTGAAGAACGCATCGTCCCCCGTGAAGTAGAGGTCAGGAACTATGCTACCCACCCACTGGATGCCGCGAGGGGAATCGGCATGTCGTTGCCTACGCCTCTTACGCCCGGAACACCAGGGACGCTGGGGAGCAGGCCGGGATTGGATCGGTTCGTGACTGCTGATGAGTTTTTCAGCACGGGGGGTACTCCTACTCCTACGGCTAGTGAGCCCATGCTTAACGGTGCTTGATTTCTGAGTAGAGGTTTTGGATTGTTTTCTTATGGTTTGATATCCCTCAGGTTTGAGTCTgatttaaaatagatatccttttgctgttgtttgTCGATTTGGGTTTGTGGAAGAGTCAATCAGTCAGTTTGATACCTGTCCATCAAGCGAGCGAGCAAAGGGGGGAAGCGGTTTGGGGTAAAAGTGGAGGGAATAATTGGTCATCTATCGCTATTGTTAGTTTCACTTAGTTAGTTTTGAGTT
Coding sequences:
- a CDS encoding lipase/esterase — protein: MPPLNTATIGMAVTPTVVSTLFSHYLDRKKVRQKPTERLSYDEGLHLIRSFLAFASTRPVEELQAFTGQWVPHPSWVRVDEVEIPEDKLSYAANLLHEQLGPEGIRRVGGREWWQWRRPKSPLKAEWIEMKADYEERKKNADPGNRVMFYIHGGAYFFGSVNEHRFMIQRHARKLRARAFAPEYRLAPQFPFPCGLQDCLAAYLYLLTQQEPKTIILAGDSAGGGMVLSLLVILRDQGIPLPAGAVLISPWVDLTHSFPSVAGDCPLDYVPPSGFHHRPSRAWPPPDEDEMEELKKIAIEQKKGDGVKEGSSDSNSGIPTIGDVIDKPTRLSLMIDGQQIDIKEQIQMYTTNEMLNHPLVSPVLQPTLGGLPPLLIMTGGAEILRDEQIYLAHKCANPEQYLPPEAMMDEPAWAQVKKYPPTDVQLQVWDDLCHVAPTLSFTRPAKYQFRAIAQFGAWALARAQRTEIDILDDDDISVISGHEGEDESDDATHEPAVDPTQPNLDPKPMPKKKTKRSKNKRAKTIAEKENEANAVGKAGDPLPPFHHHMIRQRVTTTGLLLPLPEHSDLPACCMDRNAIGVIKPGPVRKWLAHKKKFDSRFASTKSKVHKQRIKDMREGGYEVFPGGDVPPPSALAGRRKIGHREEDLKKDKKSWGLSLWGVWGSKHDKMTVARGEKADRRDVSTKTVQAADGGEGARSYSDIKNQEGTGVQGKTAAGVERPGLGTRASGSRYKSVADQGQTGEHHLHDDDEHEHERSQIEDILAYRKGELEEQHHQPPEVGATGKRPIVDGLATPFSLGKKAETASMITLQSGKSRMTAGTGVLQSPPGTSAGASRDNLSLMPGAADDATSLAEGDSEAAAAAAGNRTGGSALKHEVEVDTEKMEASKAEERIVPREVEVRNYATHPLDAARGIGMSLPTPLTPGTPGTLGSRPGLDRFVTADEFFSTGGTPTPTASEPMLNGA